Below is a genomic region from Deltaproteobacteria bacterium.
AGATTTTTAAGCATTGTTAATCTACAGCCATGGATGATCGTAACTTCGACCAACAGACTGCTCAAGACTGGATCAATGTGGTAGAAAAACCAGGAAAATCCTGGCGTGACGAACACGTTTATTCCAAACTGGACAGCTTGATTCACGATGCCTTACCAAAGACAATCCTTGATGTTGGCTGCGGACAGGGAATTTGCAGCGAGAAAATCGACTTAACTAAATGTAAATATACAGGCGTCGAGCCGTCTCCTTATTTGCTAAATCGAGCAAAGCAACTTTACTCATCTGGGGAAAAAACTTTCTTGTCAGGAAACGCCTATGATCTTCCTGTAACGAATCGAAGTTTTGATGCCGCATTTTCGATTCTTGTTTGGCATCTTCTT
It encodes:
- a CDS encoding methyltransferase domain-containing protein, with amino-acid sequence MDDRNFDQQTAQDWINVVEKPGKSWRDEHVYSKLDSLIHDALPKTILDVGCGQGICSEKIDLTKCKYTGVEPSPYLLNRAKQLYSSGEKTFLSGNAYDLPVTNRSFDAAFSILVWHLLIDIEKAAFEISRVLADNGKFLIVTANPDAYLAWKSFYPDAKLTGKRLEGTMPLGEALSRDVLYLHTFNEIISSIQNVGLTIESTDTFLPAKDFLELNLLISIQGRKNARG